DNA from Sinorhizobium arboris LMG 14919:
TAGTCCGACAATGCCATGGAGAGATCCATTCGATCTATCTTGAGTTGTCACTCGCCTGCTGCATGTTTCCGGCGCCGGATGCGATTCCACGAGGAAACGATCGGCAATTCAACCCGCTGCAACGGCCATTGAGCGTCCATCGAGACGCGCGTCGCCGTATCTCCGGCAGCGCGATTGCTGCAATATGTACCCTGAGGCTCGGCTGGCAACGGGCCTAGGACCTTTGCCTATATGGGGTCGGACCAAGGTCCTATAGATGGAGGCGGTCGGCACCCTAGCTCCCTGGCTTCCCACCTATACAAGAACCGAAACCTTTTCAGCGACACTTTGAGGCGGGCCCCTGCCGCTTTGGCGGGGCCCCGCTTGCGTCATTGGAGCGGCGGCGGCGGATTCGTCTGGCGGAAATGCGAGTGCCCGCGCAGGGGACGACGCGGGCACTGCAACAGGTTCGGGTCCTGATGTCGCTGGGGGACAGAAGCGACACTAATTAATTCTTCAGACGATAATTTGTTCCACTGCGGCCGCGCGCTACAAACATCCTCGGCCGGCGGCCGCTTCGTGCAGTCGGTCAATGCTCGTTGGCCGGCGCTCCATGCGCGGTAACGATCGCCTGGGCTTCCTTGCCGTAGAGTTCCTCGAAATGATCAAAACTCTTGGAAAAATAGCCGATGCCCTGGGTAGCGGATCTGAGCGAACGCGCCAGATCGTCGAGCGCGCTGCCGGGAAGAAGGGCGCGGAAGATGTCCCAACCCTTGGCCCCCTCGTCCCTGTCGAAGCCTAGTACCTGGCCTTTCAGCGCCGCGACGATCGGCACGAGACTGCCGGAATAGATCGACGGCACGTGGATTTCGACGCGAAAGACCGGCTGCATCAGGACGGAGGCGGCCTGCGAGAGCGCCTGACGGACGCCAAGCTTGCCGGCCGTCCGGAACGCATATTCCGAACTGTCGACAGAATGATGCTGGCCGTCGGTGAGCAGCACGCCAACGTCGATGACCTTGAAGCCGAGGGGGCCCTTTTCCATCGCTTCGCGCGCGCCCGCCTCGACCGCGGGGATGAAGTTGCGCGGCACCGCACCGCCCTTGACCGTCTCGGCGAAGGAAAATCCGTCGCCTCGCCCATTGGGATGGACGCTGAGCTTCACATCCGCGAATTGACCGGCCCCGCCGGTCTGCTTGCGATGGCGGTAGTGAACGTCCGAGGATTTCGATACCGTCTCGCGGTAGATCGGGCTCGGGGGGCGGTCGCTCACCTCGACATGGAAGACCTCCGACAAGGTCCTGCAGACTTCGCGCAGGTGCACCGGCCCTTGAGCGCAGACGAGCTGCGCACCGGTCCCTTCCTCCTGCATCACCTTCAGTCCCCGATCGGTCTCGGCGAGTCTCGCAAGCGTTTCAGACAGCTTGGTCTCGTCGCGCTCGCTCGCCGGCACCAGTATCCGTTCGAGCATGGGGGTCGGCGGCGTCGTCCAGTCGGGCGCGGCGAGCGCCGCGCCCGCCGTCAACAAAGACGGGACCGGCAGATGATCGGATTTGACTGCTCCGAAGAGCTGGCCCGCCTCGGTCACGCCAGAACCGATAAGCCGGCCGGTTGCGGGATCCTGCAGAGCGCCGAGGCTGGCGCCGCCGAGCGCCGCCCCCTGCTTCACGCCGTTCTGGAGGGCGCGGGCAAGGACCGTCTTGCCGACGCCCTGGCGATAATGAGCATGGAAACTGACCGCGAGCAGTGTCGCCTCGTCGACCCCGGCACCGGCGGCAAGCCGCTTTCTCAGAGCTTCGGCACGCGGCGCCTCGTGGCGGAGCGCCTTCATCAGCCTCATCAGGCCGTTGCTGTGGCTTGCCGAGCCGAGGAGCACCGGAATGATCTTGTTCTCGTTCAGAACCCGTGTCGAGATCGAATAGATCACCTCACTGGCCGGCTCGCGATCCTCGATGAGCTCTTCCAGCAGCCAATCGTCGAATTCCGAAAGATGCTCAAGAAGCTCCGCGCGTGCTTCGTGTTCGCGCTCGAGCGCACTTTCGGGAATCTCGAAGAGAGAGGAAGGCTGTCCCTCGCGATAGCGCCAGGCCCGCTCCGAAATAAGATCGCAGCTGCCGATGATCTTGTCGCCGTCGCGGATAGGAACCTGCCGCAGGATCAGCGGTCGGCTGCAAAAGTCCTGCAGGGCAGCGACGATGTCCCTTATGCGCCCTCGCGGTTCGTCCATGCGGTTGACGAAGAGAATGCACGGGGTGCCGGACGCCTCGATCATACGCAAATAGGGCGCGGCGAGAACGGCTTCCTCCAGTATCGGTGAAACACAAAGCACACAGGCGTCGCTCGCGAGCAGGGCATGCTGCGCATGCGCCAAAGCCTCGTTATTACCGGGGACGTCGAGCGCACACCAGGCTTCACCGCCGAATTCGAATTCGGTGAGGCCCAATCCATAGGGCGTAACAGATTTTTTAGGCTCGCCTCCCAGCGAGCCCACCCTTTCCACGAGCGTGGTTTTTCCGATCTGCGAAGGACCGAGTACAGTAAAGCAGCGCATCGGCGTTCCTCCCTCTGCCAGGATGACACTGCCGACAGGATGCCCCCCGAAGAGCGAAAGCGCCAGAGATTGCTGCCTTTTCTTGCAAAAATTGCGCGTTCTGTGGAAGTGACGCGCCTGGAGCACTCCGGGAAGATGCGTAGCGGTTTTCCGTCCGGAAGTCCGTAGTTCCAAAGACTTAGCGCGCCAGCGCGTCCAAGATATACTGAAACGCTCTAAGCGGTGGCGCTCGGGGCGAACTCGGCGATGAGCTCGTGGCGGTCGCCAGGATAAGTAAGCAGCACGCTTGTGACCGGCACGCCGCCGCTCCAGGTCCGGCGCTCGATAACGAGACAGGCCGCACCAACGGGAATTTCAAGCGCCTGGGCCGTCGGGCGGCTTGCCGCAACGGCCCTGATGCGGTGTTCCGCCGTGCTCCAGGGCACCTTGCCGAGCAGCCACGAGCCCGGGGCGGCGGTCTCGAATGTCTCGCTTTCGGCTTCCGGCACCGCCGAAAGATTGATCAACCGCTCCTCGAAGCAGAAAACCCGCCCGCCGGCAAAGTGGCGGCAGGTGATATCCAGAAGCCGCGACGAGGCGGGCAGATCGATGCGCCCGTCGTCGCCGGCACGCATCTTGCGCACAGTTCGCTCGCCAAGCCGGTAGGCGTAGTCGAGCCCGAGGGACTGCACCTCCCGCTTAACGTCGTGAATCTCCATCACCGCGGACTGGACCTGCGGAAAACTGACATAGCTTCCCGACTTGCGCCGCCGCTCGATCAGGCCCCGCTTCACGAGTTCGCTCAAGGCCTTGTTCACGGTCATTCGCGAACAGCCGTATTGCTCCGTGAGTTCGTGCTCGAACGGAATGCGGTATCCCGGCGGCCAGTCGCCGGAAAGAATGTGGCTCTCTACCTCGCTCAGAATTTTCTGATGCAGCGACAGGGGCTGTTCCTGACGTTTCTTTTCGCTGTAGGCACGATTACTGGAAATGGCGGGACCCTCGCTCGTAAACGACCCCGTACCTTACCCGTTTCGCGCCGCGACGACAGCCCTCCTGCATGTTTCCCGAAGCGTCGTCGCATCGAGAAGAAATGCAGCCATTTCCCTGGATGCGGCGGTCAATAGAAGAGATGCCACGGCGCCAGAAATGCATGCGCCCACTCCGGCTCGCGTCCGCCGTCGCCCTGCGCGCCATCCTGATCGGGACAGGCGTTCCCCCGTTCCTTGCACACCGCCGGCTTGCGGGCTGCGATGCCGCGCACAGGTGGAACGAGATAGCCGAGGGTCATTCCGCCGAGATAGAACATGCCTGATCCTTCTCTTATCCGACCTTCCAGGCTCGATCCTTTCACAATCCGGCCGGCTGTCAATAGTCTACAAATTTTATGATCTACTGGCGAGCGCTTTTGCTGCAACGGCCGGACGAGGCTTTGCTCGGATGTGCCCCATTCCTGTAGCGGTCTCCGGCTGGACAACGGTCGAGTTGTCCGCGGACAACCAATGAGCAGACAAAGGATAATGCCGCAGCGCTCCGGCGGCACATCCGCGCTTTTTGTTAAGCGTTTGTAAAATGGCAACGAATCGGCGCATAGTATAACTGCGCAGATCGGCTTCTATTGGCGAATTTTGCGCAGTTTTTGGAGAGTTGGAATGTTGCAGCAGAGAATCCAGAGTCTTGAGGAGCAGGAGCATCTGCCATCGCTCTTGTCTGCCGACGCTCGGGAACTCGCACACCAGTTGCAGGAGCATCAGAAGAAGATCTTCTCTCCGTCGGCACAAAAGACGATGCGGCTCTTCAGCCCGGCAGAGGCAGCGGCGTTCATCGGAATCGGCGAAGGTTATCTGCGCCAGATCGCCTCAGAAGGCCACGGCCCGCAGCCGCTGTCAAACGGTCGCCGCATGTATGCCGTGGAGGACATCGACCGGATCCGCCGGGTTCTCGACGAAGGCAGCAAGAG
Protein-coding regions in this window:
- the hutC gene encoding histidine utilization repressor — its product is MSLHQKILSEVESHILSGDWPPGYRIPFEHELTEQYGCSRMTVNKALSELVKRGLIERRRKSGSYVSFPQVQSAVMEIHDVKREVQSLGLDYAYRLGERTVRKMRAGDDGRIDLPASSRLLDITCRHFAGGRVFCFEERLINLSAVPEAESETFETAAPGSWLLGKVPWSTAEHRIRAVAASRPTAQALEIPVGAACLVIERRTWSGGVPVTSVLLTYPGDRHELIAEFAPSATA
- a CDS encoding elongation factor G — encoded protein: MRCFTVLGPSQIGKTTLVERVGSLGGEPKKSVTPYGLGLTEFEFGGEAWCALDVPGNNEALAHAQHALLASDACVLCVSPILEEAVLAAPYLRMIEASGTPCILFVNRMDEPRGRIRDIVAALQDFCSRPLILRQVPIRDGDKIIGSCDLISERAWRYREGQPSSLFEIPESALEREHEARAELLEHLSEFDDWLLEELIEDREPASEVIYSISTRVLNENKIIPVLLGSASHSNGLMRLMKALRHEAPRAEALRKRLAAGAGVDEATLLAVSFHAHYRQGVGKTVLARALQNGVKQGAALGGASLGALQDPATGRLIGSGVTEAGQLFGAVKSDHLPVPSLLTAGAALAAPDWTTPPTPMLERILVPASERDETKLSETLARLAETDRGLKVMQEEGTGAQLVCAQGPVHLREVCRTLSEVFHVEVSDRPPSPIYRETVSKSSDVHYRHRKQTGGAGQFADVKLSVHPNGRGDGFSFAETVKGGAVPRNFIPAVEAGAREAMEKGPLGFKVIDVGVLLTDGQHHSVDSSEYAFRTAGKLGVRQALSQAASVLMQPVFRVEIHVPSIYSGSLVPIVAALKGQVLGFDRDEGAKGWDIFRALLPGSALDDLARSLRSATQGIGYFSKSFDHFEELYGKEAQAIVTAHGAPANEH